From the genome of Nitrospirota bacterium:
AAGAATTTCGCCAACAGACCGGCATCGATCTCTCCAAGCTCCAGAGCACGCCTGCCTCCATTTCGCTGCCATCCCTGGCCAAAGAATTACTGCCAGCCTTCGTGCTGGCCAGCAAGGACGTAGTGCGCGATGCCCAAGTCGTAATCAATCAACGGGGAATCGGGTACAAGAACTTTATCCCGGCGACCTACGGCAGCCAAGCCGCCGCGCGGTTCTCCAAACAATCGCGAGTCCGGCTGAAACAAACGACGCTGGGACCTCGCAATCCGAAGAACGAGCCAGACGACTATGAAACCTCGGTGCTGAAATGGCTATCAGGCCGCCCGCGAGCCGAAGCCTATGTCAGTGAACTCACCGATCAGGGCCAGACATTACGTGTCGTGATGCCGATCTATTACGTCCAGGCTTGCTTGACCTGCCACGGTGAACCGAAAGGCGACCTGGATATTTCCGGCTATCCCAAGGAGGGCCATCGCGAAGGAGACCTGGCAGGAGCCATCACGGTAACAGCCCCCTTAAGCCT
Proteins encoded in this window:
- a CDS encoding DUF3365 domain-containing protein, with translation MKWVWVAALTGILATIAIGAMAPSPSWAVDRAEGEETARLLAKLLKAGRLVIEQNQLLIDDPHKGDKGFTPEVFEQQLIQEFRQQTGIDLSKLQSTPASISLPSLAKELLPAFVLASKDVVRDAQVVINQRGIGYKNFIPATYGSQAAARFSKQSRVRLKQTTLGPRNPKNEPDDYETSVLKWLSGRPRAEAYVSELTDQGQTLRVVMPIYYVQACLTCHGEPKGDLDISGYPKEGHREGDLAGAITVTAPLSLR